From the genome of Geobacter sp. SVR, one region includes:
- a CDS encoding phosphatase PAP2 family protein: MAYLNNSNNAEVDQVPSKNLQSADSRAYRYNTMLLIAVIPVALVTYYCIGHLDRGISLRIQHYHSLNDAWNRHLSAIPDTLFIFTVLLTIGAYTYFRRLISRGVIDTVALTWKMLAIAAPLSFLVKSVLKYVFGRIPTRVWLLPPHDYSFHWLAEGASQSGFPSGHMLVFTALIAIWWRSHPRCRAMCFLALSLLALALIATNYHFLSDVIAGAYIGLVVAALTFRIAGMDADAGRF; this comes from the coding sequence ATGGCATACTTGAATAATTCCAACAATGCCGAGGTCGATCAGGTGCCGTCCAAAAATCTTCAGTCAGCCGATAGTCGCGCATACCGATACAATACCATGCTCCTCATCGCCGTGATTCCCGTTGCTCTGGTGACATACTATTGCATCGGACACCTGGATCGCGGCATTTCGCTCCGCATCCAGCACTATCACTCCCTGAACGATGCCTGGAACCGTCACCTGTCCGCAATTCCCGACACCCTGTTCATCTTCACCGTGCTGCTTACAATCGGCGCCTATACGTACTTCAGGCGTCTGATCTCTCGGGGGGTGATCGACACGGTGGCCTTGACGTGGAAGATGCTTGCCATCGCCGCGCCGCTCTCGTTCCTGGTGAAGTCGGTTCTCAAATATGTCTTCGGCAGAATTCCGACGCGGGTCTGGTTGCTGCCTCCCCATGATTACAGTTTTCATTGGCTTGCCGAAGGGGCAAGCCAATCCGGATTCCCTTCCGGCCACATGCTGGTCTTCACGGCTCTGATCGCGATCTGGTGGCGCTCCCATCCCCGCTGCCGTGCGATGTGCTTCCTGGCACTGTCGCTGCTGGCTCTGGCCCTGATTGCGACAAATTATCACTTCCTCAGCGATGTCATCGCAGGGGCTTACATCGGACTCGTGGTCGCAGCCCTTACGTTCCGCATTGCCGGCATGGATGCGGATGCCGGCCGTTTCTGA